In Luteolibacter rhizosphaerae, one genomic interval encodes:
- a CDS encoding lipoyl domain-containing protein codes for MIRLKVRAPYSGEKVKDCKLVRWHREDGAAVEVGALIATLETRKAVNEIEAADAGVLRHLVKEGDTVAIGACFAMIENDGLREEGDALHLTMEISRDDLAAIDARRGELSRDEYALRCVRERLEQDASASSSHSDEA; via the coding sequence GTGATCCGATTGAAAGTAAGAGCGCCCTACTCCGGGGAGAAGGTGAAGGACTGCAAGCTGGTGAGATGGCACCGGGAGGATGGGGCTGCGGTCGAGGTGGGCGCCTTGATCGCCACCTTGGAGACGAGGAAGGCGGTCAACGAGATCGAAGCCGCGGATGCGGGCGTGCTGCGGCACCTCGTGAAGGAGGGAGATACGGTGGCGATCGGAGCTTGCTTCGCGATGATCGAGAACGACGGTTTACGCGAGGAGGGTGATGCGCTCCACCTGACGATGGAGATCTCCCGGGATGATCTGGCCGCGATCGATGCGAGGCGCGGTGAGCTGAGCCGTGATGAGTATGCGCTGCGGTGTGTGCGAGAGAGGCTTGAACAAGATGCAAGCGCTAGCAGCAGCCATTCCGACGAGGCGTGA
- a CDS encoding DUF4304 domain-containing protein, whose product MEATPQAIIKEVSSKLHRDVLKLCGFKKTAYVWTREGDWLKIIDLQFSSWNSSEEARLTLNLGVFIPNLYRAMRSHPVPDKPKEFHCDVRTRIGMLLPPGTDKWWTVTAASKAQDLFDELSADLLETGIPWLDGLHSYESVAAELLLQKNPFKAAVVLKLDGRDDEAAKVMRTAREKAHKLALPELVRVAKALGIPV is encoded by the coding sequence ATGGAAGCGACCCCACAAGCCATCATCAAGGAGGTAAGCTCGAAGCTCCATCGCGACGTGCTGAAGCTGTGCGGATTCAAGAAAACGGCGTATGTATGGACCCGGGAAGGCGACTGGCTCAAGATCATCGATCTACAGTTCTCAAGCTGGAACAGCTCAGAGGAGGCAAGGCTCACCCTGAATCTGGGCGTCTTCATTCCGAATCTTTATCGTGCGATGCGATCTCATCCTGTCCCCGACAAGCCCAAGGAGTTCCACTGCGATGTCCGAACCCGGATCGGGATGTTGTTGCCGCCAGGCACCGACAAGTGGTGGACGGTAACGGCGGCAAGCAAAGCTCAAGACTTGTTCGATGAGTTGAGCGCGGATCTATTGGAAACTGGAATCCCTTGGCTCGATGGCCTTCACAGCTATGAAAGCGTTGCCGCGGAATTGCTGCTCCAGAAGAACCCTTTCAAGGCTGCCGTTGTGCTCAAGCTTGACGGTCGCGATGATGAGGCTGCCAAAGTAATGAGAACCGCTCGGGAGAAGGCTCACAAGCTGGCCTTGCCAGAGCTCGTGCGAGTCGCGAAAGCGTTGGGCATACCAGTCTAG
- a CDS encoding tetratricopeptide repeat protein — protein MESISDIEQMAEAAWDAGHNRLAQRLLQRGADLGSDGCMLNLGYAYDVGLGTRTDKVMAMRWYKRAYRRGHASAASNIAVLYREQGRDRMVFAWYLRAAELGDGGAMLELAKLLLAGRGVRRSPSEALGYLRGALSTKFICEESWEEAEELMQQLAPKIVHE, from the coding sequence ATGGAATCAATCAGCGACATAGAGCAGATGGCAGAGGCTGCGTGGGATGCCGGTCACAACCGGCTGGCCCAGCGCCTGCTCCAGCGAGGTGCGGACTTGGGATCGGACGGGTGCATGCTGAACCTCGGCTACGCCTATGACGTGGGACTCGGCACCCGCACCGACAAGGTGATGGCGATGCGCTGGTACAAGCGGGCTTACCGCCGGGGCCATGCATCGGCTGCATCGAATATCGCCGTGCTCTACAGGGAGCAGGGCAGGGACCGAATGGTCTTCGCCTGGTACTTGCGTGCCGCAGAGCTTGGGGATGGAGGTGCCATGCTGGAGCTTGCGAAGCTCCTTCTCGCGGGTCGGGGTGTCCGTCGTTCTCCTTCGGAGGCCTTGGGCTACTTGCGGGGCGCGCTATCCACCAAGTTCATCTGCGAGGAGTCTTGGGAAGAGGCGGAGGAACTCATGCAACAGCTTGCGCCGAAGATCGTGCATGAGTGA
- a CDS encoding DUF642 domain-containing protein, with protein sequence MKTLPRISRPALLGLACLLCAAPAQAQNLLVNPSFELGTFVDRGDGFQILPNGSTAMTGWTVINDSLAWGEYPNSAPNVHPVIPRDGTFFLDLQGDGVQNSPFGGVSQSIPTVAGRRYVLKFHLGTQQDAGSPATHGPISVNASAGSTTAPFTFNPTGTTGSQWQEFKLVFVAQGASTLISITGQSTAGGAYIGLDHTSVVEVLEPTLAIAPMTGLAKLTLTGSVGSTYRIEWSHDMSALSWSPLVDLTLATASQEHTDPASPVSIGRRFYRASLLSE encoded by the coding sequence ATGAAGACGCTCCCGCGCATCTCCCGTCCCGCCCTCCTCGGTCTCGCCTGCCTCCTCTGTGCCGCACCCGCGCAGGCCCAGAACCTCCTCGTCAATCCGAGCTTCGAGCTCGGCACCTTCGTCGATCGCGGCGATGGCTTCCAGATCCTGCCGAACGGCTCCACCGCCATGACCGGCTGGACCGTGATCAACGACAGCCTGGCCTGGGGCGAGTATCCGAACTCCGCGCCGAACGTGCACCCGGTGATCCCGCGGGATGGCACCTTCTTCCTCGATCTCCAGGGAGATGGCGTGCAGAACTCGCCCTTCGGTGGCGTCTCCCAGAGCATCCCCACCGTGGCCGGGCGCAGATATGTGCTGAAGTTCCACCTCGGCACCCAGCAGGATGCCGGCTCGCCCGCCACCCACGGGCCCATCTCCGTGAATGCCAGCGCCGGCAGCACCACCGCGCCCTTCACCTTCAATCCCACCGGCACCACCGGCAGCCAGTGGCAGGAATTCAAGCTCGTCTTCGTGGCACAAGGCGCCAGCACCCTCATCAGCATCACCGGCCAATCCACCGCCGGCGGTGCCTACATCGGCCTCGATCACACCTCCGTCGTCGAGGTGCTGGAACCCACGCTCGCCATCGCGCCGATGACCGGCCTGGCCAAGCTCACCCTCACCGGTTCGGTCGGCTCCACCTACCGCATCGAGTGGTCGCACGACATGAGCGCCCTCTCCTGGTCCCCGCTGGTCGATCTCACCTTGGCCACCGCTTCGCAGGAGCACACCGACCCCGCCTCCCCCGTCTCAATCGGCCGCCGCTTCTACCGCGCCTCCTTGCTCAGCGAGTGA
- a CDS encoding GNAT family N-acetyltransferase, which yields MSRVNEIETRIEDDCPDEVREQIVRSLVAYNDANASPQDYRDLVVVSRLGGEVVGGLIGFTHWNWLFIKQLWVSESVRGRGVGTELMRAAEREAVARACLHAHLDTFGFQALPFYQGLGYSVFGQLGDYPVGHTRYFLQKRDLKAGEV from the coding sequence GTGTCACGCGTGAACGAGATCGAAACCAGAATCGAGGACGATTGCCCGGATGAAGTCCGGGAGCAGATCGTCCGCTCGCTCGTCGCCTACAACGATGCGAATGCGTCGCCGCAAGATTACCGCGATTTGGTGGTGGTGTCCCGCCTGGGAGGCGAGGTGGTCGGCGGCCTGATCGGGTTCACGCATTGGAATTGGCTATTCATCAAGCAGCTCTGGGTATCGGAGTCGGTCCGTGGCCGCGGCGTCGGGACGGAGCTGATGCGGGCCGCGGAGCGGGAGGCGGTGGCGCGTGCCTGCCTGCATGCGCACCTCGATACCTTCGGCTTCCAGGCGCTGCCCTTCTATCAGGGGCTGGGCTACAGCGTCTTCGGGCAGCTGGGGGATTACCCGGTGGGGCACACGCGGTATTTTCTGCAGAAGCGGGATCTGAAGGCGGGGGAGGTATGA
- a CDS encoding VOC family protein produces the protein MALKRMDNVLIVVEDLDAAIDFFTELGMELEGQMTVEGAWVDRIIALEGSRSDIAVMRTPDGHSRIELDRFQSPKAIRREVEDAPVNTLGIRRIMFAVDDLEEVAARLLAKGASMVGEIVRYENAYKLCYIRGPEGIMIALAEEL, from the coding sequence ATGGCACTCAAGCGCATGGATAACGTGCTGATCGTGGTGGAAGACCTCGATGCGGCAATCGACTTCTTCACGGAGCTGGGGATGGAATTGGAGGGGCAGATGACGGTGGAAGGGGCGTGGGTGGATCGGATCATCGCGCTGGAGGGTTCGCGCAGCGACATCGCGGTGATGCGGACGCCGGATGGTCATAGCCGGATCGAGCTGGACCGCTTCCAATCGCCGAAGGCGATCCGGCGCGAGGTGGAGGATGCGCCGGTGAATACGCTGGGCATCCGCCGCATCATGTTCGCGGTGGATGATCTGGAGGAGGTCGCCGCGCGCCTGCTGGCGAAGGGGGCGAGCATGGTCGGCGAGATCGTGCGCTACGAGAATGCCTACAAGCTCTGCTACATCCGCGGGCCGGAGGGGATCATGATCGCGCTGGCGGAAGAGCTGTAG
- a CDS encoding dihydrofolate reductase family protein, which yields MRPLRYSINVTLDGCCDHRVMSGGEEMHRRAAENLERADGLIFGRVIYQMMEEAFRPAAQTAEGRSDPFVRTIDAAKKYVVSGTLESVDWNAELLSGDLAEAVQRLKQEPGKGLATGGVTLPLALAELGLIDEYEFIVHPLLAGHGPSVFAGLSKHVALKLVDRVEYDSGAVALRYEPQR from the coding sequence ATGCGACCTCTGCGGTATTCCATCAATGTGACGCTGGACGGGTGCTGCGATCACCGCGTGATGTCCGGAGGCGAGGAGATGCACCGCCGTGCGGCAGAGAATTTGGAACGGGCGGATGGACTGATCTTCGGCCGGGTGATCTATCAGATGATGGAGGAGGCCTTCCGCCCGGCAGCGCAGACGGCGGAGGGTCGGTCGGATCCCTTCGTCCGCACCATCGATGCAGCGAAGAAGTATGTGGTCTCGGGCACCTTGGAGAGCGTCGATTGGAATGCGGAGCTGCTGAGCGGCGATCTGGCGGAGGCCGTGCAACGGCTCAAGCAGGAGCCGGGCAAGGGATTGGCGACCGGCGGGGTGACGCTCCCGCTGGCACTGGCGGAGCTGGGATTGATCGATGAGTATGAATTCATCGTGCACCCGCTGCTGGCGGGTCATGGCCCCAGCGTCTTCGCGGGGCTATCGAAGCATGTAGCCCTGAAGCTGGTGGACCGGGTGGAGTATGACTCCGGTGCGGTGGCGCTGCGGTATGAACCGCAGAGGTAG
- a CDS encoding GNAT family N-acetyltransferase: MNLIRCTQERHAGTILEILNEAILNSTALFDYQPRKPEAMVAWFEAKERGGYPVIGVESGDGKLMGFASYGSFRAWPAYKYSVEHSVYVHRDHRGRGLGRILMRELISAAEEQGYHAMIGGIEAGNAGSIALHESLAFTHAGTIREAGFKFGRWLDLSFYQLILRTPAEPCDG, translated from the coding sequence ATGAACCTCATCCGCTGCACGCAGGAACGCCATGCCGGAACGATCCTGGAGATCCTCAATGAGGCGATCTTGAACTCCACGGCGCTCTTCGACTACCAGCCGCGGAAGCCGGAAGCGATGGTGGCGTGGTTCGAGGCGAAGGAGCGGGGTGGCTATCCGGTGATCGGCGTGGAGAGTGGGGATGGCAAGCTCATGGGCTTCGCTAGCTATGGCAGCTTCCGGGCATGGCCGGCCTACAAATATTCGGTGGAGCACTCTGTATACGTGCACCGGGACCATCGCGGGAGGGGACTGGGGCGGATCCTGATGCGGGAGTTGATCTCGGCAGCGGAGGAGCAGGGCTATCATGCGATGATCGGGGGAATCGAGGCGGGCAATGCGGGGAGCATCGCACTGCATGAGTCGCTAGCCTTCACCCACGCGGGGACGATCCGCGAGGCGGGCTTCAAGTTCGGGCGCTGGCTGGATCTGAGCTTCTACCAGTTGATCCTGCGGACCCCGGCAGAGCCTTGTGACGGGTGA
- a CDS encoding ester cyclase, producing MPDAERRKEILSRFLKEVWTDGDADAAERYIAPSYTIRHDPGDPWDGKLLDLEGYKERVRISRAPFPDQRFEVQELFADGDAVVVTWLWSAPHLGEIPSFPASGKTIRMSGATVYYFDGDRLTGHWQITDRLGVYRQLSSP from the coding sequence ATGCCTGATGCCGAACGTCGGAAAGAGATCCTGTCCCGCTTCTTGAAAGAGGTGTGGACCGACGGAGATGCGGATGCTGCGGAGCGCTACATTGCACCGAGCTACACGATCCGCCATGATCCCGGGGACCCGTGGGATGGGAAGCTGCTGGATCTGGAGGGCTACAAGGAGCGGGTGAGAATCTCCCGCGCGCCCTTTCCGGATCAGCGCTTCGAGGTGCAGGAACTTTTCGCCGATGGCGATGCGGTGGTGGTGACCTGGCTGTGGTCGGCCCCGCATCTGGGTGAGATCCCGAGCTTCCCGGCATCGGGCAAGACGATCCGCATGTCCGGCGCGACGGTGTATTACTTCGACGGGGATCGCCTGACGGGGCATTGGCAGATCACGGATCGGCTGGGGGTGTATCGGCAGCTATCGAGCCCATGA
- a CDS encoding nuclear transport factor 2 family protein: protein MSDENKATLTKANAAISAGDYEGFLAHCTEDTTWTFVGEQTLAGKQAVREWMKTAYVEPPKFKVARLIAEGDAVVAIGEIILKDEGGEETRHEYSDVWSFREGKMSGLSAFVVPSK, encoded by the coding sequence ATGTCCGATGAGAACAAGGCGACACTAACGAAAGCGAATGCGGCGATCAGCGCCGGTGACTACGAGGGCTTCCTGGCGCACTGCACGGAGGACACCACCTGGACCTTCGTGGGCGAGCAAACTCTGGCAGGTAAACAGGCGGTGCGGGAGTGGATGAAGACGGCTTACGTGGAGCCGCCGAAGTTCAAGGTGGCACGCCTGATCGCGGAGGGGGATGCGGTGGTGGCGATCGGGGAGATCATCCTGAAGGATGAGGGCGGGGAGGAGACGCGCCATGAGTACAGCGATGTTTGGAGCTTCCGCGAGGGGAAGATGTCGGGATTGAGTGCATTCGTGGTGCCGAGCAAGTAG
- a CDS encoding SRPBCC domain-containing protein has translation MSKRIDTATKRIHAPAAAIYAAFASAEAMAAWLPPKGMKGEMLKFSFRDGGGYRMRLIYEEAGQGAGKTSEDTDEVEVRFVKLVPGERIEESVNFDSEDEAFAGTMRIIWLLDPGPGGTEVTVRCEDVPPGIAAEDHEEALASTLENLAAFVERGG, from the coding sequence GTGTCCAAGCGAATCGACACGGCCACGAAGCGGATCCATGCACCCGCCGCCGCGATCTATGCAGCCTTTGCTTCGGCGGAGGCGATGGCGGCTTGGCTGCCGCCGAAGGGGATGAAGGGAGAGATGCTGAAGTTCAGCTTCCGCGATGGCGGCGGCTACCGGATGCGGCTCATCTATGAGGAGGCGGGCCAAGGCGCCGGGAAAACGAGCGAGGATACGGATGAAGTGGAGGTCCGCTTCGTGAAGTTGGTGCCGGGCGAAAGGATCGAGGAGTCGGTGAACTTCGATAGCGAGGATGAGGCGTTCGCGGGCACCATGCGGATCATCTGGCTGCTGGATCCCGGGCCGGGTGGCACAGAGGTGACGGTCCGTTGCGAGGACGTGCCACCGGGAATTGCCGCGGAGGATCATGAAGAAGCACTCGCATCTACGCTGGAGAATCTGGCTGCATTCGTGGAGCGCGGTGGGTAG
- a CDS encoding nucleoside hydrolase has product MACSQLAHQLLSPSVKVRGIIGSHHYPGGFFSYSGAPEEACKAAKELLEVMGLGGKVPVHQGAKERIGEDGAARPSDAARFIVQEAMREDVKTPLFIACGAGLTDLASAYLLEPAIGKRIRLIWIGGHEHEGIATPPPGGQRIEYNLGIDLRAGQIVFNQSDIPVWQVPRDAYRQALVSTAELEMRMNDGGKLAGFLNARLQELMTRAYRDTVETYVLGDSPLVLLTALQSPWEADPASSRYLKLPTPRINGDGRYDANPQGREMRVYTQIDSRLMFEDFYAKLALFSRQGGEGE; this is encoded by the coding sequence ATGGCTTGTTCCCAACTGGCGCATCAGCTCCTCTCGCCCTCGGTGAAGGTGCGCGGGATCATCGGCTCGCATCACTATCCGGGCGGATTTTTCAGCTACTCCGGGGCGCCGGAGGAGGCGTGCAAGGCGGCGAAGGAATTGCTGGAGGTGATGGGGCTGGGTGGGAAGGTGCCGGTCCATCAGGGCGCGAAGGAGCGGATCGGCGAGGATGGCGCGGCGCGGCCTTCGGATGCCGCACGCTTCATCGTGCAGGAGGCGATGCGTGAGGATGTGAAGACGCCGCTCTTCATCGCCTGCGGGGCCGGGCTCACGGATCTGGCGAGTGCCTATCTGCTAGAGCCGGCGATCGGGAAGCGCATCCGGCTCATTTGGATCGGCGGGCACGAGCATGAAGGCATCGCCACACCGCCGCCCGGCGGGCAGAGGATCGAGTATAACCTGGGGATCGACCTGAGAGCCGGGCAGATCGTCTTCAATCAATCGGACATCCCGGTCTGGCAGGTGCCGCGGGATGCCTACCGGCAGGCGCTGGTCTCCACCGCCGAGCTGGAGATGCGGATGAATGATGGCGGCAAGCTCGCGGGCTTCCTGAATGCGCGCCTGCAGGAACTGATGACGCGGGCCTATCGCGATACCGTGGAGACCTATGTGCTGGGTGACAGCCCGCTGGTGCTGCTGACCGCGCTGCAATCTCCTTGGGAAGCGGACCCGGCCTCGAGCCGCTATCTCAAGCTGCCGACACCGCGGATCAACGGAGACGGTCGCTATGATGCGAATCCGCAGGGCCGGGAGATGCGGGTCTATACCCAGATCGACAGCCGCCTGATGTTCGAGGACTTCTACGCGAAGCTCGCACTCTTCTCCCGGCAGGGTGGGGAGGGGGAGTGA
- a CDS encoding RidA family protein produces the protein MSTRTAIFPTSPHALYKEHGYSPAILSGDFLFVSGMVGARQDGSPEPDLAAQVQLAFDNLEGVLKAAGAGFDDVVDLTFYMIDPDASVGYVLEGMKKAFPAEPLPNITAVGVNWLAGFQVEIKVTARVPK, from the coding sequence ATGAGCACGCGCACCGCCATCTTCCCAACCAGCCCGCACGCCCTTTACAAGGAGCACGGCTATTCCCCCGCGATCCTCTCCGGCGATTTTCTCTTCGTCTCCGGCATGGTCGGAGCGCGTCAGGATGGCTCGCCGGAGCCGGATCTCGCGGCGCAGGTGCAGCTGGCCTTTGATAATCTGGAGGGCGTGCTCAAGGCCGCAGGCGCGGGCTTCGACGATGTGGTCGACCTCACCTTCTACATGATCGATCCGGATGCCAGCGTGGGTTACGTGCTGGAAGGCATGAAGAAGGCCTTCCCCGCCGAGCCGCTGCCGAACATCACGGCGGTCGGCGTGAACTGGCTCGCGGGATTCCAAGTGGAGATCAAGGTCACCGCGCGGGTGCCGAAGTGA
- a CDS encoding AAC(3)-I family aminoglycoside N-acetyltransferase, whose translation MSAYTIRHLGPDDLPLMRGMLDLFGRAFEEPVTYGDKRPGDAYLRSLLGGDSFIGIVAVQEGEVVGGIGAYELRKFEQERSEIYIYDLAVAEEQRRQGIATAMIEALKGIARERGAWVIYVQADLQDDPAIALYTKLGVREDVLHFDIAP comes from the coding sequence ATGAGCGCCTACACGATCCGCCACCTGGGGCCCGATGATCTCCCCTTGATGAGGGGGATGCTCGATCTCTTCGGTCGCGCCTTCGAGGAGCCCGTGACTTACGGAGACAAGCGGCCGGGCGATGCCTACCTGCGGAGCCTGTTAGGCGGGGATTCCTTCATTGGCATCGTGGCCGTGCAGGAGGGTGAGGTGGTCGGCGGGATCGGTGCCTACGAGCTGCGGAAATTCGAGCAGGAGCGGAGCGAGATCTACATCTACGACCTGGCGGTGGCGGAGGAGCAGCGGCGCCAGGGCATCGCTACGGCGATGATCGAAGCGCTGAAGGGCATTGCGCGGGAGCGCGGGGCCTGGGTCATCTACGTGCAGGCGGACCTGCAGGATGATCCGGCAATCGCGCTCTACACGAAGCTGGGCGTGCGGGAGGATGTGCTGCACTTCGATATCGCACCATGA